A section of the Agrobacterium tumefaciens genome encodes:
- a CDS encoding heme o synthase yields the protein MTVIDDRDILGAQSSGLSEAGARDYFELLKPRVMSLVVFTAFAGLVLAPGHINPILGVIAVLCIAVGAGASGALNMWYDADIDAVMSRTARRPIPSGRIAPREALAFGLTLSAFSVVILGLAVNWFSAGLLAFTIFFYAVVYTMWLKRSTPQNIVIGGAAGAFPPILGWACVTGGVSLDSIILFLVIFLWTPAHFWALALFKMRDYGSVGIPMMPNVAGERSTKNQMIVYAVLTAAAAVAPYFTGLASAGYGIFAAVLSAIFVYCSLIVRRMPDGDEKMLPAKKMFAYSVFYLFAIFSGLLADHFAPALEAVMSGVL from the coding sequence ATGACCGTTATCGACGATCGCGACATACTGGGCGCACAAAGCTCCGGACTTTCGGAAGCCGGCGCACGCGATTATTTCGAATTGCTGAAGCCGCGCGTCATGTCGCTCGTCGTCTTCACGGCCTTTGCCGGCCTCGTGCTGGCGCCTGGTCACATCAATCCGATTTTGGGCGTCATCGCCGTTCTCTGCATCGCCGTTGGCGCCGGTGCATCCGGCGCGCTCAACATGTGGTACGATGCCGATATCGACGCGGTGATGAGCCGCACCGCTAGACGGCCGATTCCCTCGGGCCGCATCGCGCCGCGCGAGGCGCTCGCCTTCGGGCTGACGCTGTCCGCTTTTTCGGTGGTCATTCTCGGTCTTGCGGTCAACTGGTTCTCGGCCGGCCTGCTTGCGTTCACCATTTTCTTTTATGCCGTCGTTTATACAATGTGGCTGAAGCGCTCGACGCCACAGAATATCGTCATCGGCGGCGCTGCCGGCGCTTTTCCGCCCATCCTCGGCTGGGCCTGCGTCACGGGCGGCGTTTCGCTTGATAGCATCATTCTGTTCCTCGTCATCTTCCTGTGGACACCGGCCCATTTCTGGGCGCTGGCGCTCTTCAAGATGCGCGATTACGGCTCGGTCGGCATTCCGATGATGCCGAATGTCGCCGGCGAGCGTTCGACCAAAAACCAGATGATCGTTTATGCGGTGCTCACCGCCGCTGCCGCCGTCGCACCTTATTTCACCGGCCTTGCGAGCGCCGGTTACGGCATCTTCGCCGCCGTGCTGAGCGCAATCTTCGTCTACTGTTCGCTCATTGTCCGGCGCATGCCTGACGGTGACGAGAAAATGCTGCCGGCCAAGAAGATGTTTGCCTATTCGGTTTTTTATCTCTTCGCGATTTTCTCTGGCCTGCTGGCCGATCACTTCGCGCCGGCTCTTGAGGCCGTCATGTCGGGAGTCCTGTGA
- a CDS encoding DUF983 domain-containing protein — MSEPSNGNFAPVDPIKVGLKGCCPRCGNGRLFDGFLTIKPACSACGLDYGFADAGDGPAVFVMLIVGFLVVGLALWVDQHFAPPVWVHILLWLPFTVFVSLLLLRKLKGIMIALQYRNNASEGRLDRE, encoded by the coding sequence ATGTCTGAACCATCAAACGGAAATTTCGCCCCGGTCGATCCCATCAAGGTCGGTCTGAAAGGCTGCTGCCCGCGATGCGGCAATGGCCGTCTTTTCGATGGTTTCCTGACGATAAAACCCGCCTGTAGCGCCTGCGGGCTGGATTATGGCTTCGCCGATGCAGGGGATGGGCCGGCGGTCTTCGTCATGCTGATCGTCGGATTTCTGGTGGTCGGACTGGCGCTCTGGGTCGATCAGCATTTTGCGCCCCCCGTTTGGGTGCATATCCTGCTGTGGTTGCCGTTTACGGTGTTCGTCTCCCTGCTGCTGCTGCGCAAGTTGAAAGGGATCATGATTGCGCTGCAATACCGCAACAATGCAAGCGAAGGCAGGCTTGATCGTGAATGA
- a CDS encoding cytochrome c oxidase subunit 3 — MADTHQKNHDYHIIDPSPWPLLASIGAFVMTFGGVCYMRYLSGGSFKLFGAELANPWLFYIGLVIVLYVMYAWWADTIKEANEGSHTPVVSLHLRYGMIMFIASEVMFFVAWFWAYFDASLFPHEAIQASRLEYTGGQWPPKGIEVIDPWHLPLYNTVILLLSGTCVTWAHHALLHNDRKGLISGLALTVALGVLFSAVQIYEYMHAPFDFKNSIYGATFFMATGFHGFHVFVGTVFLLVCLFRAIAGGFTPKQHFGFEAAAWYWHFVDVVWLFLFFAIYIWGGWGAPIHG, encoded by the coding sequence ATGGCAGACACGCATCAGAAGAACCACGACTACCACATCATAGACCCGAGCCCCTGGCCGCTTCTGGCCTCGATCGGTGCCTTCGTCATGACATTCGGCGGCGTCTGCTACATGCGTTACCTCTCGGGCGGCTCATTCAAGCTGTTCGGCGCGGAACTGGCCAACCCATGGCTGTTCTATATCGGTCTCGTAATCGTGCTTTACGTGATGTATGCCTGGTGGGCGGATACGATCAAGGAAGCCAATGAGGGCAGCCACACGCCGGTCGTCTCGCTGCATCTGCGCTACGGCATGATCATGTTCATCGCCTCCGAGGTGATGTTCTTCGTGGCCTGGTTCTGGGCCTATTTCGACGCCAGTCTCTTCCCGCATGAGGCCATTCAGGCATCCCGCCTCGAATATACCGGTGGGCAATGGCCACCCAAGGGCATCGAGGTCATCGATCCCTGGCATCTGCCGCTCTACAACACCGTTATCCTGCTGCTGTCGGGCACCTGCGTGACCTGGGCCCACCACGCCCTGCTGCACAACGACCGCAAGGGCCTGATTTCCGGTCTGGCACTCACCGTGGCGCTTGGCGTGCTGTTCTCTGCCGTGCAGATCTACGAATACATGCATGCGCCGTTCGACTTCAAGAATTCGATCTATGGCGCGACCTTCTTCATGGCGACCGGTTTCCACGGTTTCCACGTCTTCGTCGGCACGGTCTTCCTGCTGGTCTGCCTGTTCCGCGCCATTGCCGGCGGGTTTACGCCGAAGCAGCATTTCGGCTTCGAGGCCGCTGCCTGGTACTGGCACTTCGTTGACGTCGTCTGGCTGTTCCTGTTCTTTGCCATCTATATCTGGGGTGGCTGGGGCGCGCCGATCCACGGGTAA
- a CDS encoding cytochrome c oxidase assembly protein encodes MANMETQAAATGRQKVSNRSILVLCLVFFCAMIGMAYAAVPLYSLFCRVTGYNGTTQRVEQYSDVILDKTINVTFDANTSNGLNWDFRPVDKKVTPKIGETVQVTFKATNRSPVATTGTAVFNVTPMEAGAYFNKVECFCFTETTLQPGETLEMPVVFFVDPDIATARETKSVHTLTLSYTFYPAKTEKPVASLPVKTESGDSKL; translated from the coding sequence ATGGCAAATATGGAAACGCAGGCGGCAGCGACCGGCAGGCAGAAGGTGAGCAATCGCTCCATTCTCGTGCTGTGTCTCGTGTTTTTCTGCGCCATGATCGGCATGGCCTATGCCGCCGTGCCGCTCTACAGCCTGTTCTGCCGAGTCACCGGCTATAACGGCACGACCCAGCGCGTCGAGCAATATTCCGACGTCATCCTCGACAAGACCATCAACGTCACCTTCGACGCCAACACCTCGAACGGCCTGAACTGGGATTTCCGCCCCGTCGACAAGAAGGTCACGCCGAAGATCGGCGAAACCGTGCAGGTCACTTTCAAGGCAACGAACCGTTCGCCAGTCGCGACAACGGGGACGGCGGTTTTCAACGTGACGCCGATGGAAGCCGGCGCCTATTTCAACAAGGTGGAATGTTTTTGCTTCACCGAAACGACGCTGCAGCCGGGCGAGACGCTGGAAATGCCGGTGGTTTTCTTTGTCGATCCTGACATCGCCACGGCGCGCGAAACCAAGAGCGTCCACACTTTAACGCTGTCCTATACGTTTTATCCGGCCAAAACCGAAAAACCGGTTGCGTCCTTGCCGGTAAAGACAGAATCTGGCGACAGCAAATTGTAA